In Miscanthus floridulus cultivar M001 chromosome 5, ASM1932011v1, whole genome shotgun sequence, one genomic interval encodes:
- the LOC136453639 gene encoding protein GL2-INTERACTING REPRESSOR 1-like: MSRNNGKASKLEFLRMGLSRARGGPSTTARPGGESRNNGSTTSPRRVSSSSSSTASPPSSCVSSEGSPDAAAAAPPVVGGAAPMVLAGCPRCMMYVMLSREDPRCPRCHNAVLLDFNDGDQRRPRQRR; encoded by the coding sequence ATGAGCAGGAACAACGGCAAGGCGTCGAAGCTGGAATTCCTGAGGATGGGCCTGTCGAGGGCGAGGGGCGGGCCTTCGACGACGGCGCGGCCTGGCGGGGAGAGCCGGAACAACGGCAGCACGACGTCGCCGCGCCGGGTgtcttcctcgtcctcgtccaccgCGTCGCCGCCGAGCTCGTGCGTGTCATCCGAGGGCAGCCCagacgcggccgcggccgcgccgcCAGTCGTCGGCGGCGCGGCGCCCATGGTCCTGGCCGGGTGCCCCCGGTGCATGATGTACGTGATGCTGTCTCGGGAGGACCCCAGGTGCCCCCGGTGCCACAACGCCGTGCTGCTCGACTTCAACGACGGCGACCAGCGCCGCCCGCGTCAGCGCCGGTGA
- the LOC136453637 gene encoding transcription repressor OFP13-like translates to MVTRRLALSSLFHGKARDTSLPPPPPPATTAGPAAWPWPSSKNPRAQSTRATTPQVAGAGRTTIASIVLDSADSSFTASSARQDCCSDSLSTASEASAAACDDAADDAVVRGIRSDRLLFDPGASATNSILEEKNAAAACAGAKQEEEEEEAFGGAVAVAFESADPYADFRASMEEMMAAHGIGDWGWLEEMLGWYLRANDGDTHCAIVAAFIDVVVDIADPAREACSSEASSCTFAAGELDVAEKVKPAAVFTVSCLD, encoded by the coding sequence ATGGTGACCAGAAGGCTGGCCCTGAGCTCCCTCTTCCATGGCAAGGCAAGGGACACTTCCTTaccaccgccgcctcctcccgCTACGACCGCCGGCCCGGCTGCATGGCCATGGCCGTCCAGCAAGAACCCAAGAGCGCAGTCCACCCGAGCCACGACGCCGCAGGTGGCAGGCGCCGGCAGGACCACCATTGCCTCCATCGTCCTCGACTCCGCCGACTCCTCCTTCACGGCCTCCTCCGCGCGGCAGGACTGCTGCTCCGACAGCCTCTCCACGGCGTCcgaggcgtcggcggcggcgtgcGACGACGCGGCGGACGACGCCGTCGTGCGGGGGATCCGCTCCGACCGGCTCCTCTTCGACCCAGGTGCGTCGGCCACCAACTCCATCCTCGAAGAGaagaacgccgccgccgcctgcgcgGGCGCcaaacaggaggaggaggaggaggaggcgttcGGCGGCGCCGTGGCGGTCGCGTTCGAGTCCGCGGACCCGTACGCGGACTTCCGGGCGTCCATGGAGGAGATGATGGCCGCGCACGGAATCGGCGACTGGGGCTGGCTGGAGGAGATGCTGGGCTGGTACCTGCGAGCCAACGACGGGGACACGCACTGCGCCATCGTGGCCGCGTTCATCGACGTCGTCGTCGACATAGCCGACCCGGCTCGCGAGGCGTGCTCTTCGGAGGCCTCATCTTGCACGTTTGCGGCGGGAGAGTTGGATGTGGCGGAGAAGGTCAAACCAGCTGCAGTGTTCACCGTGTCATGTTTGGATTAA